In Jannaschia sp. W003, the genomic stretch CCGTCGCGAACGGGCTCAGCCCCAGCCATGTCTGCATGCGCGCCGCGATGGCGCCGTCCCCGTCGAAAGCGATGCGCGCGCGCTCCGCCCGCACCGTGGTCAGTCCCATCCAGATCGCCGTCATGGTGCGCAGGTCCGTGGTCACCATCAGGTCCACCTCGAAGCCCGGGTCGTCGCTGCACAGGTCCACCTCGCCGGACGGCTCCACCACCATCCAGAAGTCGCGCTGCGCCGGCGGCAGCTCGGGGTAGCGGAACTGGACCACGGCGCGGCGCGGCGGCAGCGGCGCGGGGTCGATGTTGCGGCGCATGTCCCACATCAGGAGCGACGGATCGAGGTTGCGCAGCGAGATGCGCGACTCCACCCACTTCTGCCCCCACCGGCCGAACGCCTCCACGACCGGCAGGAGGTCGCGCCCCGCGTCGGTCAGCCGGTACTCGCTGTGGATGCGGTCGCCGGGGATCGCGCGCCGCGCGACGATGCCCTGCTCCTCCAGCTCGCGCAGCCGCTGTGCCAGCAGCGTGCGCGACATCTTCGGCACCCCCCGGCGCAGGTCGTTGAACCGCGTGGAGCCGGCGATCAGCTCGCGGATCACGAGCACCGTCCATCGCGTGCACAGGATCTCGGCCGCCATCGCGACCGGACAGAACTGCTTGTAGCCCGCATTCGGCATCGCCCGTCCCCCGGGGGGCGAAGGCCCCCGGCCCGCACTCTACCACATCCCGCCCCCGCCGTTCCGGTCCAGAAACTGGACCGCGGGGTCCAGACCCCGCACTATCGGCAGGCACCCGCGCCCCGCATCCTCGCCCCATGATCCGGGAGGACGCACCATGACCATCACCCTCAACACCCTCGACGGCGGGACCGCGGCGATCGGAGACGACGCGGTCGACGCCCTCGCCGCTACCTTGCGCGGCGCCGTGCTGCGCCCCGGCGAGGCCGGCTACGACGCGGCCCGCGCGCTGTGGAACGGGATGTTCGACCCCAGGCCGGGGCTCGTGATCCGCGCCTTGGGCACCGCCGACATCCGGACGGCCGTGCGCTTCGCCCGCGACGGCGACCTGCGCATCGCCGTGCGCGGCGGCGGCCACCAGATCGCGGGGCTGGCCTGCGAGGAGGGCTCGCTCCTGCTCGACCTGTCGCAGATGCGCTCGGTCCACGTCGACTCCGAGCGGCGCGTGGTCCAGTGCGACCCCGGCGCCCTGCTGGGCGACCTCGACCGCGAGACCCAGCTCTATGGCCTTGCCGTGCCGACAGGCATCAACTCCACCACCGGCGTCGCCGGCCTCACGCTCGGCGGCGGCTTCGGCTGGATCACCCGCAAGCACGGCCTGACGGTGGACAACCTGCTCGCCGTGGACATCGTCACCGCCGACGGCCGGCTCCTGCGCGCCAGCGAGCGCGAGAACCCCGACCTCTTCTGGGCGGTCCGCGGCGGCGGCGGCAACTTCGGCGTGGTCACCTCGTTCGAGTTCCGCGCCCACCCTGTCGGTCCCGAGGTCCTGTCGGGCCTCGTGGTCCATCCAATCGCGGATGCGCCGAACCTCCTGCGCGCCGTGCGCCGCATCTGCGGCGAGGCCCCCGACGAGCTGACCGTCTGGTCGGTGATGCGCGGGGCCCCGCCCCTGCCCTTCCTGCCCGAGGCATGGCATGGCCGCCCGGTGCTGATCCTCGCCGCCTGCTACGCCGGCGACATGCGCGAGGGCG encodes the following:
- a CDS encoding helix-turn-helix domain-containing protein, encoding MPNAGYKQFCPVAMAAEILCTRWTVLVIRELIAGSTRFNDLRRGVPKMSRTLLAQRLRELEEQGIVARRAIPGDRIHSEYRLTDAGRDLLPVVEAFGRWGQKWVESRISLRNLDPSLLMWDMRRNIDPAPLPPRRAVVQFRYPELPPAQRDFWMVVEPSGEVDLCSDDPGFEVDLMVTTDLRTMTAIWMGLTTVRAERARIAFDGDGAIAARMQTWLGLSPFATAERAAS
- a CDS encoding FAD-binding oxidoreductase yields the protein MTITLNTLDGGTAAIGDDAVDALAATLRGAVLRPGEAGYDAARALWNGMFDPRPGLVIRALGTADIRTAVRFARDGDLRIAVRGGGHQIAGLACEEGSLLLDLSQMRSVHVDSERRVVQCDPGALLGDLDRETQLYGLAVPTGINSTTGVAGLTLGGGFGWITRKHGLTVDNLLAVDIVTADGRLLRASERENPDLFWAVRGGGGNFGVVTSFEFRAHPVGPEVLSGLVVHPIADAPNLLRAVRRICGEAPDELTVWSVMRGAPPLPFLPEAWHGRPVLILAACYAGDMREGEAAMRALRNLGDPVADVIAPHPFAGWQAAFDPLLTPGARNYWKSHDFTDLSDGAIDAILGAVDHLPDPACEIFIAHVGGAMARVAPDATAFPQRNAHFTMNVHTRWEDPAKDKACLRWARDLYAATAPFSAGSVYVNFVPGDEPGRLAEAYGANMERLRAVKARYDPHNLFRVNHNIEPAREAVAAQ